The genomic interval AATACATGATCGCGATATATATTTGTCTGGACGACAGGATTTCCCCACTTCTTTCCCCAAACTCCcctctctttcttatttttcagtttttccttCTTACATCCACCCTACCCGTCTCAATTTCCCCCTGCACGCGCCATTTTTATCGCACCTTTTCAGACGTTGAGGATAGGCTGATCGGTCTCTTTTGATACCGAACACAATTTACTCCTTCCAACTGTAACGTTGTActcgttatattatacaagtatcagtattctattttttacccCTTTTAACAAACGAAGGAAAATATAAGGACACCAATATTTACCTATATTTCAGGTCAATTGAAACGACTTTAAAAGCGAGTATACCTTGCACCATAACTATACGTCTGGTTGTACGGAAGATGTATAACTCATGCACATACTCCACATcggtgtatataagtataaacgACAAACTATATCCTCAACTTCGCAGCTCTATATAAAGGTGGTGGATTGTATCGACGCGTTTCAGTAACCAAAAACTTAACGCGGACCTCGGACCTTTCTTCCGGAGAACCGTTTATGTGCTACAAataattggattttatttaATCCTTCCGGTAAAtacattgatttatttttttctcggtgaATTAGACGAACGTGGATTATTCGTCGATCGCGCGTGCATTATACAGCATCCTTTTTGAAACTTAATATAATTTACAGAGATAACCGATTCCTTAGGAAACAGTTAATTGTCATGTAATACGTATAGTAAAGGATGCAcgttattttctgttttagaataattatcatcattgaaATCATACCGTTGAACGGATAAGATGATCGTGGGCTGTTGGACAGTGAGTGCCGTGACATTCGTGCTCTTTTTGATATACCTGgcgtttttttggaaaatcaattGGATCAAGGTaagatgaattaaaaaaaaacgcggaaatttttcatactctcatcgaaaatttttttttcgcttcgtttcCCATTAATCATTTGCCGTATATGATGAAGGATTTGCGGGATGAAGACACGAAGACGTCCTGGTTATTCGGGCGACTGATTAACGGCGGAAGTAAAAGCCctaaaaacagaaacagaaaaattggtcGGTTACCCCCCGTGTATCCGAACGGATGGTTCGTACTTTTGGAAAGTTCGGAGCTAAAATGTGGCCAGGTTAAACATATCGCAGCTCTAGGACAGAATTTCGCTGTTTTTAGGTATATTTAAATTACTTCAATAAATTTAGGAAAAATATAGAAGTAACGTAGAGTATTTTCTGCCCTTACACTCTTCTCACAGAACCCAAAAAGGAACGATCAGCGTTTTGGACGCGTATTGCCCCCACCTCGGGGCGAACATGGGAGAAGGTGGCAGAGTTCGGGGTGACTGTCTCGAATGTCCGTTTCACGGATGGCTTTTCGACGGAACGGATGGCCGATGCAAAAAAATACCTTATTCCGATAAAGGTGTTCATACGACTATATtgctgaaaagaaaatgaacacCTATCGGTAGCCATTATTaatcacattttattttattctgcaAAGTGCCTGAATTTGCGAAAACAAAGGCATGGGATTGCTGTGAAATAAATTACCTAATTTTCGTCTGGCATCACGCGGAAGGTATGAAACCGGATTGGCGTCCACAACCAATTGATAATATCATAAACGGAAATTGGCGTTACCACGGTAGAAATGAGTTCCTCGTCAACAGTCACATACaggtaaagagagagagagagagagtaaattttcaaattaagtACATTGCGCACATGAtgaggtattttttttgttgacagGAAATACCGGAAAATGGTGCTGATTGGGCACATCTTAGCGCAGTACATGGTCCTCTGGttattttcagtgaaaaaatGCCATGGCTGGCCCGGCACAGTTGGACAGGGGCGAAATGGGCACCGTGCAGTCGTTTGCCGCGCAAGCAAAAAATCGTGCCATCTGCAGAAGAGAGTGACACGTTTGAGGAAGCTCGTGAAGAGGAAACGGAAACGATGGAACGTCAGGAAGAAGTAGAGACTGAGAAGAATAGTTACGACGAGGGCGGTGAAAATATGAGAGAGGGAAACTCACATCTAGCTTCGAGTCGGTTACACCACAACTTAATTCTAATGGAACGTATGGCTACTTTAGAGCTCGATGTACGAGCCGATCAAATCGGACCTGGGTACGTCGAATTAGTTTTGCAAACCAGTTTAGGACCAATATGTATTTTACAGACCGTGACTCCGCTGGAACCTCTTTTGCAACGCGTTACTCATTTGATGTTTGTACCGCCTCTCATAGCCCCTTTAGCAACACTCATTTTTATTGGAGAATGCATTATGTTTGAGAGGGATGTAGCGGTTTGGAATCATAAACGGTTCGAACAACGACCACTTTTAGTTAGGGAGGATAGATCCATTCTCGCTTATCGGAGGTGGTATTCACAGTTTTATTCTCCGCATAGTCCAACGTACCAATCTGCTACTAAATCGCTTCAGTGGTGATGAGATTAATCGCTGATTACCAACTCTATTTACAATTGTATAAAAGCCTGGCTATATTCAgccaattttaattcaatttattcatcacACAGTGCCATGAAAATACACTAACAGGTAAGTCGTTTATCACTTATTTCTGTTCTTTTACGAATTCTGTATAATGCTCTAATTGTTAGATGCACGGTGCTAGGGCATTGTTAAAAATATGAACATACGTAGACTTACAGTGTGTGCGTGTGGGTTAAACGGGCGTTCAGTTCGtactataaataaatagaaaatatttatttatccaatGCCTTTCACCTTTAGGTAGAACAGATGAGTATGTAGGAATTATGACCATAGGTGTGATGTTCAGATATCTTGTAACGAAGTGaagttttctttcttattttcttcataacAAAGGACTAATCCCACTTTGTGCTTATTATATTTAACCGCCAATCGCCAATCGTCGTATCACATATTCTGTTCAATTTAGCGTTTCAGAGTGCCAAATGGAATGAGCAAAGATCATTGCctgtaaataaaaaactgtAAAAGAGGGATTATGGTGGTTTATAAAACTGAAAGTTGATTTCCAACGATATAACAATAACGTATTTCGTCGATGTATAGATGATTGTACTCTGTAAATGTTATTCCCATAAACTTCATTTATGTATGGTGCATGTAAATATAGACTATCACTAAATTCGTCAATTTAATTATTAGCTAATTTGTTAATTAGCTCGGATTACAAAACAATATATAAAGATTGTTATTGTCTTTCGTGTTGTTACTaacaaatatgaatataaatattttaaaataacttAAAATGTCTACATGGTATAacttttaagaaaaaaaaaattactgcgCTGAATGTATCGGCCATAATGTTAGCcaatgaacaaaataaatgcCCAGTTAGTAATTACTAAAAACATGTCCGATACTTTTTATTCGTTGCTGATATAAGTATTCACCCATTCTTATCATGTATGTTATGAGTTATCACAGAGACTCTATTCTTAATGCTATGGCTTACGACATCTATAATTTTAGACTAAAAATTCATCTGATTAGCTGTCCAACATTCAGGCTGAGTTTTGTTAGCCTATTCATGATtcctaaaataataaatatcaaataGTTATTCCTGTAATCAAAATTCAgttagaataaaataatgttaaTAGCTTTTTGTTATGAAAACTGCAATAGCTTTTGAATCATGGAAGATATCTCTAATGCGATTGCATCTTGCCGTCGATTTCTTAGTTTAGTACGTAATTTTTGTACCCACGAAGGGTACGCAAACGCTTCCGCAAGGAAGACACCAAGTCTGTTGGTTGTACCACAACAGAAATATCAAGTCCGATAGCTCCCAAACGTTCCCGAGCGCCGCCTCCCTGCCCTAGTAGATTCAATGGCCTTCCATTTACCTCAGTCAAAGTCCAGCTAGAAAAAGTTCCAGGTGGCATGGACGGATCACCTGCTGGAGCTAATGGCGGAAGACCAGAACTTAATGCTGCTCCACTAACGCCTGTTACTTCATTCCCTTGCAACTCTAATCCAAATCCTTCAttgtcagtttcacgatcgcTACCTCTCATTAAAGTCATTGTCCGACCCTGTGGCAACCTCTTCACAATCATTTCTACCTATAATTCAAATTGAAGCCATGTGATTCTTGGATGGGATGAGTTGGCcatagagaaaaatattgaataggGGGAAGATTTGACTCACGTATGGTGTTGTACAGCTCTTGAGGATATCACGTGCTGCTGTTGCACTGGGTACAGGAATTCCGGCAAGACTGATAACCTGATCACCGATGTGCAATGCATTATATAGCATCGGATGTTCACGTTGCTTCCACCCAGCAACCCTGATTCAAAATACGAACTTCCAAATAAACTCGAGTTTCTGGACTCAAAATTGTATTGGACGTAATCATTATGCTCTTACCACACAGCTCCGAAAGTATCAACCAAGGCAACGTCGTCCTTGCAATCCCGTCTTCTGAGCTGCAACCTCACACCGGCAAGGTGGCTCATTTCTCTTTTGAGTTGTAGTACCTGGTGTTCTCTCAAAGTGAGCTGCCTTCcgttctcctctctttccacTGCCCGTTGAGTTCTTGTGGGCCGAGGCTGGGAGACAGAGGCCTGACTTCTATACTCCCTCAGAGCAGCATAATGGCTGTTCTCTCCCTCTTGACGAATGCTACTAGCTATCGACCTATCAGTTCCCGTGGGAGAATAGGAAGATGCCAAGAACAAACTCTCATAGCTAGAATTACTATTCTCAACACTCAACacattttcttctcgtctgTCACTACGTGCGCTAGATATTGATCTAGGTGGAGTAGAATGCATGATATCCTCTGCGGGAATATTGtcaaaggtaaaaaaattgggtACAGTATCAGATCTTTGAACTTGATTAATAACAGCTGCGGGTTCAGTCTGATTTGGTAAATTCACTGAGGAGGCAGCTAGTAGGGGTTGAAATTCTGGCTCAGTCACTTGAGGCTGAGGGCGTATCAAACTTGTATCTGGAGTCACTATCGGAGCTTGGATTTGTACTCTAAAGGACGGAGGGGGGCGAGGTGGCAAAGGTAAAGGGCTGGTTGGATCTCTGGTGGGTAATCTGTCTGCCCCTGGTCCCTTTGAGTAGATGTTTTCTTTGGGGCTCAATATTTTCATGTCTGTTAATTTCCTACTGACAGTTTGTACCCAATCATACATATCCTGGTAAGTCGGAGCTGCCATACGCAGTGCTCTGTGGTCGTAGAAATTGacacaaaattcaaaatcttggtGTTCAGTTGCGCAAAGAGTTGGTGAGAGATGAAGTACATTTCTCAGAGATGAATTCCACAGAAAAGCATGAGTCGCAGCTTGCTTTTGATCGACATAGCCCTCTAGCCGGGGCTCGACGTCATCATGAACGCAAAATACCACCCAGAATCGACTAGAATCTTTTTCTGCCATATCTGTGCGCCTGAGCCAACCATTTTTGTGAATTTCTCTGAAGACTATTCCCGCATTAGTATTCTCCATTTGGAAAACATCAATGCAACCAAATCCTCTTTGCAGCCGTGAAAAGCTATCACATTGTAACCTGTCACATACGGATTATCAGTGtcttaaaataaaatgagagaatCTGGGTAATTGTTGATACAACTATTTACAATGATCGTTGAAAAGTTTCAAACAACGTCGAAGGCAAGAACAAAGAATTTTAAATTGATATGCAAATGAAGGATGCGCAACAGTTTGTTACCGATTCATTACACGCAAGATAATGCTATCATGTAATAATACAGGCGCATTTGACTTATAACACTTTCGTTTGGTTTATAATTTGGAGAGATGTCATTTTCGTGGGATGAATTTAGTGATATGTTCACGTCAGTATCTACTCACCTCCAAAGCGGTTCGACGACGTTTCGAAACCTTTCGTGCTCTGAAACGGAAATACCTTTCCACTTAACAGGACTTTCTCTTTAGTATATCTGATTTTAACTGTCTTCGAATTACGAGAGTTGTTCTACACCATATTAACAACATTGTAGTGTTCgcattaattatattattcacagcaaaattatttttcgacgctCCAACGCACACAATCGCTGATATGACACTTATAAACTGtgcatgtacgtgtacgtacgtacaacactTTGTAAGGGGGGGACTAAAAAACCTACACATTTTTCGTACTTGCTTCTGACTCGACGGTTGGTCGGCAGGAGTTCCTTTGCAACAAGGAAAAATCTGACGTTGTCATAAACGTGATTTTATATGGATATAAAGTATCAAAAGCACGAAAAACATAAGTAAGGATGTCTGATAGTGAGAATAATACATCTACCGAATCATCGTATTCACCGCAACAGCGAAAAGCCTTTTACCGGAAGTTTTTGGGAAAAACTCGGATTCTTCGTATGTccaaatttctgaaaaaagtcATGAATATTTTCTCGTACCTCACATATGTAAAAAACGGTATTGATAGTTAACCGATTCCGCCCTTTCATTGCAGAGGAGAATGTCTCTAACCGGACCATCGAATCTCTGCGTAACATTATGGTTAACACAGACACAATAACCGCCGATGAAAATGATGCAGAAAAAGGTATATTTGGAAAGCATCATATGGCAATGCtcatgcataatttttttttatcgcatagCACAAATTAGTTATTCAAGTTTTCTCACTTGCATAGTTAATCATACCGAAGAAATTCTACTGGATTCTGAAGTGATGAGCGTGTCGTCCGACGTCCTAAACCGTTGTTCTGAAGCTCTGAATAAAGATATGAGCCCTTACGATCATACCGAATTTGCGGAGAAAATAGTCTGTATTTAAACAAAGCCACATAAGGAAAATATTGATTATTGTTTAATGCGAGTTTCTATATTCTAGCTCTCCCACTTAGAACTACGTTCAGATACAATGATGGATAAACCACACTGGCCAAGTTTATCTGACGATTTGTTGCTGTGCTTGAACCTCAATCCGCGTTATTCCTTTCTCTTAGGTTTGCAGATTCAGATCTTGCATTTTTAATTgcaatcaaattatttttctacttgTGTACAACTTTATTATTAGGTGCGCTTGAGccactggaaaaaaaacaagttgtaagaaaaaaacctgGGCCAAGAGAAGCACAAGCTGCTACCAAAAGGCCTGAGAAAGTCCATGCTGTCGATAAAGTTGAAGATGATGTGGAACAAACTGTACAGAAAATCAAGGCTCTCGTTTCGAAATATTACAGGCACAATGATGTGCCACTTGATTTCTTCAAACTAACTCTGAATCCTGACGACTTTGGACGAactgttgaaaatatattacacgTTGCCTTTTTGGTCAGGGATGGATATTTCACATTAGTCAAAGGTCCTAATTTCACACGGTTCAGGAATCTTCCGTTTTTCCATACTTTCGTGATGTGGCTTGCATTCACCTAATTTGAAAACAGTAGATCATCCAAAATTCATGCTTATTCAACAGATAACGAGGGAAGGTTAATTATCCAGTCGACTCCCAAAGATGCTCTGGCCAAGATCAAGAAAGGTAACAACGAAACTAACGTACAAAATGTTATGGCAATTAGTGTGCAACAATGGAAGGTGAGTTTTGACTCTTAAAATGCAAAAATGGATATCTTATGAAGTAAGTAATTTCTTTCATAGATGTTATCCTATCTTTCAGATCTTGAAGGGCATCTATCAGATACAAAAGCCCATGATTGATTTCAATGATCCTGCTCGTTCTTAGATGCCTGTTTTTTATACGATCATTTTACTGTCACAAACATGTGCCTTATTTCGTTATAGactgttctttcattttatcatatttcaaTGTGTGTATAAGTAAATGATACAGTATTCATCCTTTAATGTTATGTTTAATATGAAAAAGGCGCTATCagaattgtaagaaaaaatgcaaaataaaTAGTTGGTGTAATTTTCCAAGTTCACGTGTATTTGTTTTGTATGTGCTTTACAATAATTGCCTGCTGCATTTCACGTAACTAACTTCACTTTTCCATCCGTAATAACAATCTGgggtatttttttaatcattttatcgaatttaaTAACAGCTTTTTCATCCGAAGTAGTTTTACCACCAAAGGTTAAGTACCCAGCtaacacctttttttttagtttcttcaaAGAAACCTCCTCTTTGGCTTTGACAATATTCAAGATTGCGTCATtccaatcaaatttttttctcattggtTCATCCATACTGATTACATGGTCGCAATTATTCTGAGCCTCATTTGCCGCTGTGCCGTTCAGACCATCTGCTTCATTGTCCAACTTGCGTTTCTTAGATATCTTTGTTTTTACACTATTTTGTTGGATTTCCACTAAACAAGCTGATTTATCTTCAGACTTCTCATCAGTTATCTTGTTACTATTCAAACTTGATTCATCATTTGGTTCAGGATCTTCAactattttccgttttttcgacTTCTTTGACTTACGTTTGGTTGTTTCATTAGTTAACTCGGAAATCCTTTCGCAGCCCTCAACATTCTTAGAGTTATTACTTTCTTTGACATCTGTTAGTGCATTTGCATACTCCttagataaattttcattgttttcattCTCTAATATGTCAGATTCACTCACAGGTTTTATGTGATCTTTAGGTGCATTTAATTGCAAATTGGTATTCTCTCCAGCATTCTTATTCTCTGAAGCTTTTTTAAAAGCCTCTTCTATTTTTGCCCAAACACTTTCGACCAACATTACATTGGCCTTACCAGACATGACATTGttcatgaaattgaaaaattttgtcttttttctcggTACATTTTCATGATTGGATAAGATATTTAAAATGTTTCTTTCAGCACCGGAAAGATTAGCCGATGTTTCTATCACTGATTGTACAACCGCTATCCAGTCTTGCTGCTTTCGCTCTCCTTTGTTTTTACTAGGTCGCGCTACAAAGTCCTTTCCTCCATATCGTTCTGCTTCCGTAATGCACTTAGTGTGCGCAACATACTCTTGTCCCCTGTAgataaaacgaaatcaaaaGATGATAATGATTGCTTCCAAATCGAGTAGTACCGTTACAAAATACATCAACATACCGAAAATCTTTAAAACAATCCATGCAGCTtactgaaattgaatttcggcattggaattgaaaatgtttttcgaCCCGAGGCTTTTTCAATGCCTCACCACAGTGGGTACACGTAAAAAATACCATTTCGAATAACAAGTTCGTTCACTGGTACtgacgagaaaatttcactcttTCTTCCAACATTCACACAATTGTCAACAATTACATATCACAGTGTGAGCACTGAAATAGAAGTATACTTTGGTAACCTTAAATTTAGCACCTTGTCGAATATTTGGAGACAGTCACGTGTAGAGCGGGCAACGACCAATCTTTGGATCGCACGATGAAAGTATCAAGATCAGCAACTCGATTGTACTTCACCGTGACTTCACTCGAGAGCGTCAAGACACGTCAAGGGTGAAACTTCAAAAGTACGACACCCAATATAATCCCGCCCTATTTGGATGTTTTTTGCCTTCCACTCTATCCTATCCTCTTTGGCGGTGGCGAAATCCCAGTCGTTATTTGATATCCCTCAAATATCCCTATGATATCGCCACGATAGTGTGATCAGTGGGTACACATACTACATCGTAACTCGTCACTCGTATGCGCTTGTGATATCCATACTTTGCCATTTTAATTTATAGACGACAGTGTTACTGTGACAGTGTGGAAAGTAGGTAGGTTAATCTTCAGCTAATCTTCAACGACGGAATAACTGTTCGTCGCATTCATTCACCTTGGCAATTTTGCATATTCCATTAGCATTCgtaatatttttgtaatcTGTTTATTGTCAACACCAAGCGTTTGGTAACACGAGTGTAATAATTAGATTTCAGCGTGTTATGGGCCATTGTCAGTTAACAAATTCATGAAGAATGCCAtcgaaacagagaaaaatagCCATTATGGGCTACAGATCTGTGGGTGAGTCGAACTTTtgcaatttacttttttttcatctttataatatacacgagATGACGATGTTATTATCACATTGATAAgtgtcttctttttcatcacttcgtacatacgtatctcACAACACACTTGTATATTTACATATcgttcttgttttcttttctaattgtaaattatttaatttttaaggaAAATCATCACTCAGCATACAATTCGTTGAGGACAAATTTGTCGACTCGTATGACCCAACAATTGAAAACAGTAAGAATTATGTACAACTTATGAATCCAATTCTCATTTGTTATatagttatatttttataattctcaTTACCCCAAAGTATGATTTTTACACAATTCACGAATAAGATCGTGATTATTATGACTTGTACTTTCATTGGgaactaaaaaaaactgaattatttCAGCATTTACCAAAAGTACACGCGTCAATAGTCAAGAATACGAAGTAAAGTTGGTGGACACAGCCGGTCAGGATGAGTACAGCATATTCCCAACGCAATATTCGATGGATATACATGGATATGTGTTGGTTTACAGTATAACAAGCGCAAAAAGTTTTGATGTTGTGCAAATAATCTACGACAAGCTATTGGACATGACGGGCAAAGTACAGTACGTAGATTGACCCAACTTCATCCATCGAATACATTTTTGTTATGTATTAAAAATCCGAGCTCatatgttgttattatttaaaaTCTATTTTCAATAGATTGAGTAACACAATTAATCACTGGAGCAATAGGGTGTCTATGGTTCTACGAATGACATGATTTCCATACTAACCTTGCATTTTGCAATATTCTTTGTAGCTTATTTACTTATGAACCGTAATGGTGATGATTTAAATTTaatgatattttaatattctAGTGTGCCCATTGTCCTGGTGGGTAACAAAACTGATTTACATGTGGACCGAATGATATCAACGGAGCAAGGAAAACGACTGGCAGATTCATGGCATGCTGCCTTTCTGGAAACGAGTGCAAAACAAAATGAGGTATTTTGAGGTCAATTCAATTCCTGGCATGTTATTCCGATTCATACTAAATCTTTGTACAATCATAGcaagaaatataaatacatgagAGCAAGATCAATTAACAACTTTTTTAGAACTCTTCATCTAATCTCTCATTGCACTTTGTAAAGAAATAACACACTGCAAATTAACACGTAATGGAATATAGAATTCTTGGGTTGTTTCAGTCTGTCGCAGATATATTTCATACCTTACTGGTTGAAATCGAAAAGGCTGATGGCAATGTACAAGAGAAATCCAATTGTGTTATCTCCTGAACTACGTTAGCTAGATTATTCGTCCGCCGTCGCCCTTTTCCTATTCTTTTTAGTACTATTGTTTTAATCCattaaaaattcgataaaagtCTAATCTCTGTTTATAAATACAGAGAAGCTGGCACGGATTTTAATGAGATATTAAACTAAGCactgtaattattttctatactGTAAGAAACCAGAATAAAACTATTCCCCTACCTGGCCACACCCGAACTGGTCTTTAAAATATGATCTTTGTGAAGCTAATTAAACGGTCACTGCACATAAGATTAATTtgacttcttttcttttttctttgacgCTGAGGGAGAAGATTGTTCGAAAGACAGCTTTTTTTAAAGAGAAAAGCTGTTACAAATGTGGTGCATATTATTGGAAATTGGATCAACGCGGTGATTTAATTGTAACAAGACAGGGACGCTCTGCTCATATTTTATCATCCTGAATTTAGAGGCTGGTGCTCACAAGGCAAGATTGATAATCAGTAACTTGTCATCATTTATTtagtaataatattcaatgaaatagAAGGTTCGTTTTTCCAATGATCTATAATATTCTCATCTAATTTTACGTTGAAATATTAACAAGTTATTAAAACATAGTTCAGTTTTTATACGAGGAcatttaattttgtatttttcacctTCTGTTGTTTAGAGAAACTGAAACGAAtgtctatataggtatagatcTCTAGCAAATATGTTGATTTTCAGTCTATAATTTGAAGTTGAATCAAACCTGTAACactgacgaaaaaatattgaatgcCGAGTATCATATGAATTTACAAAATGTTCAAATCCCAATGTAGTTATAAGTTACCATATCTCTGTGACAATGAGTATTGTTGTTTTCATGTCTAATCACCGTACTTTTAACAAAGATCTCAGGATACTCTCcacagaaattgaaaatttattcttacACTGTCTAAAGGGTCTgtatcatattatatatagtatacatacatagatac from Athalia rosae chromosome 1, iyAthRosa1.1, whole genome shotgun sequence carries:
- the LOC105688335 gene encoding uncharacterized protein LOC105688335 isoform X1, producing the protein MENTNAGIVFREIHKNGWLRRTDMAEKDSSRFWVVFCVHDDVEPRLEGYVDQKQAATHAFLWNSSLRNVLHLSPTLCATEHQDFEFCVNFYDHRALRMAAPTYQDMYDWVQTVSRKLTDMKILSPKENIYSKGPGADRLPTRDPTSPLPLPPRPPPSFRVQIQAPIVTPDTSLIRPQPQVTEPEFQPLLAASSVNLPNQTEPAAVINQVQRSDTVPNFFTFDNIPAEDIMHSTPPRSISSARSDRREENVLSVENSNSSYESLFLASSYSPTGTDRSIASSIRQEGENSHYAALREYRSQASVSQPRPTRTQRAVEREENGRQLTLREHQVLQLKREMSHLAGVRLQLRRRDCKDDVALVDTFGAVWVAGWKQREHPMLYNALHIGDQVISLAGIPVPSATAARDILKSCTTPYVEMIVKRLPQGRTMTLMRGSDRETDNEGFGLELQGNEVTGVSGAALSSGLPPLAPAGDPSMPPGTFSSWTLTEVNGRPLNLLGQGGGARERLGAIGLDISVVVQPTDLVSSLRKRLRTLRGYKNYVLN
- the LOC105688335 gene encoding uncharacterized protein LOC105688335 isoform X2 produces the protein MENTNAGIVFREIHKNGWLRRTDMAEKDSSRFWVVFCVHDDVEPRLEGYVDQKQAATHAFLWNSSLRNVLHLSPTLCATEHQDFEFCVNFYDHRALRMAAPTYQDMYDWVQTVSRKLTDMKILSPKENIYSKGPGADRLPTRDPTSPLPLPPRPPPSFRVQIQAPIVTPDTSLIRPQPQVTEPEFQPLLAASSVNLPNQTEPAAVINQVQRSDTVPNFFTFDNIPAEDIMHSTPPRSISSARSDRREENVLSVENSNSSYESLFLASSYSPTGTDRSIASSIRQEGENSHYAALREYRSQASVSQPRPTRTQRAVEREENGRQLTLREHQVLQLKREMSHLAGVRLQLRRRDCKDDVALVDTFGAVWVAGWKQREHPMLYNALHIGDQVISLAGIPVPSATAARDILKSCTTPYVEMIVKRLPQGRTMTLMRGSDRETDNEGFGLELQGNEVTGVSGAALSSGLPPLAPAGDPSMPPGTFSSWTLTEES
- the LOC105688355 gene encoding uncharacterized protein C16C10.8, producing MVFFTCTHCGEALKKPRVEKHFQFQCRNSISVSCMDCFKDFRGQEYVAHTKCITEAERYGGKDFVARPSKNKGERKQQDWIAVVQSVIETSANLSGAERNILNILSNHENVPRKKTKFFNFMNNVMSGKANVMLVESVWAKIEEAFKKASENKNAGENTNLQLNAPKDHIKPVSESDILENENNENLSKEYANALTDVKESNNSKNVEGCERISELTNETTKRKSKKSKKRKIVEDPEPNDESSLNSNKITDEKSEDKSACLVEIQQNSVKTKISKKRKLDNEADGLNGTAANEAQNNCDHVISMDEPMRKKFDWNDAILNIVKAKEEVSLKKLKKKVLAGYLTFGGKTTSDEKAVIKFDKMIKKIPQIVITDGKVKLVT
- the LOC105688348 gene encoding cholesterol 7-desaturase nvd; amino-acid sequence: MIVGCWTVSAVTFVLFLIYLAFFWKINWIKDLRDEDTKTSWLFGRLINGGSKSPKNRNRKIGRLPPVYPNGWFVLLESSELKCGQVKHIAALGQNFAVFRTQKGTISVLDAYCPHLGANMGEGGRVRGDCLECPFHGWLFDGTDGRCKKIPYSDKVPEFAKTKAWDCCEINYLIFVWHHAEGMKPDWRPQPIDNIINGNWRYHGRNEFLVNSHIQEIPENGADWAHLSAVHGPLVIFSEKMPWLARHSWTGAKWAPCSRLPRKQKIVPSAEESDTFEEAREEETETMERQEEVETEKNSYDEGGENMREGNSHLASSRLHHNLILMERMATLELDVRADQIGPGYVELVLQTSLGPICILQTVTPLEPLLQRVTHLMFVPPLIAPLATLIFIGECIMFERDVAVWNHKRFEQRPLLVREDRSILAYRRWYSQFYSPHSPTYQSATKSLQW
- the LOC105688358 gene encoding non-structural maintenance of chromosomes element 4 homolog A isoform X2, translating into MVNTDTITADENDAEKVNHTEEILLDSEVMSVSSDVLNRCSEALNKDMSPYDHTEFAEKILSHLELRSDTMMDKPHWPSLSDDLLLCLNLNPRYSFLLGALEPLEKKQVVRKKPGPREAQAATKRPEKVHAVDKVEDDVEQTVQKIKALVSKYYRHNDVPLDFFKLTLNPDDFGRTVENILHVAFLVRDGYFTLVKDNEGRLIIQSTPKDALAKIKKGNNETNVQNVMAISVQQWKILKGIYQIQKPMIDFNDPARS
- the LOC105688358 gene encoding non-structural maintenance of chromosomes element 4 homolog A isoform X1 — protein: MSDSENNTSTESSYSPQQRKAFYRKFLGKTRILQENVSNRTIESLRNIMVNTDTITADENDAEKVNHTEEILLDSEVMSVSSDVLNRCSEALNKDMSPYDHTEFAEKILSHLELRSDTMMDKPHWPSLSDDLLLCLNLNPRYSFLLGALEPLEKKQVVRKKPGPREAQAATKRPEKVHAVDKVEDDVEQTVQKIKALVSKYYRHNDVPLDFFKLTLNPDDFGRTVENILHVAFLVRDGYFTLVKDNEGRLIIQSTPKDALAKIKKGNNETNVQNVMAISVQQWKILKGIYQIQKPMIDFNDPARS
- the LOC105688368 gene encoding GTP-binding protein Rheb homolog, whose product is MPSKQRKIAIMGYRSVGKSSLSIQFVEDKFVDSYDPTIENTFTKSTRVNSQEYEVKLVDTAGQDEYSIFPTQYSMDIHGYVLVYSITSAKSFDVVQIIYDKLLDMTGKVHVPIVLVGNKTDLHVDRMISTEQGKRLADSWHAAFLETSAKQNESVADIFHTLLVEIEKADGNVQEKSNCVIS